The following proteins are co-located in the Eublepharis macularius isolate TG4126 chromosome 5, MPM_Emac_v1.0, whole genome shotgun sequence genome:
- the LOC129330269 gene encoding vomeronasal type-2 receptor 26-like — protein sequence MKDSIPIPHEWYQPGDLLIGGTAFLSLYHFHELTFDGHPSQELLKVPHMLTKFYQHVLALVFAVNEINENPKILSNVTLGFHIYDSYSDLRMAYRTTMDMLFKLHRYFPNYECDTRKNLMAVIGGLGSDISLCMANILRLYKILQLPYGSFAPKERDATQVTSFIHMIPNESPQYMGIIWLLQHFGWRWVGLFAADDDDGEHFLQVLEPLLSRNGICLDFTERILNREHLNSFHVLVDSVSNIYVPLIDSKANTFILYGDTKTIGALNTLLLIGNLKYKEITSFRKVWVMTAQLDFVLSGLQKGWDFEFFHGALVFRIHSKELLEFQKFFQDIKPPGKQGDGFFKDFWEQAFDCTFSSAMEPMDVNDSCTGEEKLESLPGSAFEIHTTGHSYSIYNAVYAIGHALQLIDSSRSKQRLMTGGQRAELQDVSPWQIRPFLQGILFNNSAGETISFNDNREMGARLNIMNFVTFPNKSFKMVKVGRVDPSGVEGKEFMIHENLIVWPRSFNMEDCIKCPEDQHPRTEGDRCVPKTLQFLSYQEILGITLTAVALSFSLITFWVLAVFITHQDTPIVKANNRDITYALLISLLLCFLCSLLFIGRPGQMTCSIQQSAFSIIFSAAVSCVLAKTITVVVAFMATKPGSNIRKWVGKRLANFIVLSCSLIEAAICIVWLGTSPPFPDSDSHSLTREIIVQCNEGSAVLFYISLGYLGLLSLVSLSVAFLARHLPDSFNEAKFITFSMLVFCSVWVSFIPTYLSTKGKYMVAVEVFSILASGAGLLICIFSPKCYIIVLRPELNNREQLIRRKKY from the exons ATGAAGGACTCCATCCCTATTCCTCACGAGTGGTACCAGCCAGGGGACCTCCTCATTGGTGGGACTGCTTTCTTGAGTCTTTACCATTTCCATGAACTAACCTTCGATGGCCATCCTTCACAGGAGCTGCTCAAGGTACCACA TATGTTGACAAAGTTCTACCAGCACGTCCTTGCATTGGTGTTTGCAGTAAATGAGATCAATgagaaccccaagatcttgtccAATGTCACTCTCGGGTTCCACATCTATGACAGCTACAGTGACCTGAGAATGGCGTATCGTACAACTATGGATATGTTGTTCAAACTGCATAGATATTTTCCAAACTATGAATGCGACACCCGGAAAAACCTAATGGCTGTCATTGGAGGACTCGGCTCTGATATCTCCTTATGCATGGCAAACATCCTCCGTCTTTACAAGATTCTGCAG CTCCCATATGGCTCATTTGCCCCCAAGGAGAGGGATGCAACACAAGTGACTTCATTTATTCATATGATTCCTAACGAATCTCCTCAGTATATGGGGATTATCTGGTTGCTTCAGCATTTTGGATGGAGATGGGTTGGGCTCTTTGCTGCAGATGATGACGACGGAGAACATTTCCTGCAGGTACTGGAGCCATTGCTGTCCCGGAATGGGATATGTTTGGACTTCACAGAAAGAATCTTAAACCGAGAGCATTTGAATTCCTTTCATGTTCTTGTAGATTCAGTCTCAAATATATATGTGCCTCTCATTGACAGCAAAGCCAACACATTTATCCTCTATGGAGATACAAAGACTATTGGAGCACTTAATACTTTGCTGCTAATAGGCAATCTGAAATACAAGGAAATCACCTCGTTTAGGAAGGTGTGGGTTATGACTGCCCAGCTGGATTTTGTATTATCAGGCCTTCAAAAGGGATGGGATTTTGAGTTCTTCCACGGTGCCCTTGTCTTCAGAATTCACTCAAAGGAGCTTCTAGAATTCCAGAAATTTTTTCAGGACATCAAACCTCCTGGGAAACAAGGAGACGGTTTCTTCAAGGACTTCTGGGAGCAAGCATTCGACTGTACATTTTCCAGTGCCATGGAGCCAATGGATGTTAATGATTCATGTACTGGGGAGGAGAAACTGGAGAGCCTCCCTGGGTCTGCTTTTGAAATACACACAACTGGCCACAGCTACAgtatctacaatgctgtctatgccATAGGGCATGCTTTGCAACTCATTGACTCTTCCAGATCCAAGCAGAGATTGATGACGGGTGGTCAAAGAGCTGAACTTCAAGATGTCTCGCCTTGGCAG ATCCGCCCGTTCCTTCAAGGAATTTTATTTAATAACTCAGCTGGTGAAACAATATCTTTTAATGATAACCGAGAAATGGGAGCTAGATTGAACATAATGAACTTTGTCACTTTCCCAAACAAATCCTTCAAGATGGTGAAAGTTGGAAGAGTGGATCCCAGTGGTGTGGAAGGGAAAGAATTCATGATTCATGAGAATTTGATTGTCTGGCCAAGAAGTTTTA ATATGGAGGATTGTATCAAATGTCCAGAAGATCAGCATCCAAGGACAGAAGGTGATCGATGTGTGCCCAAGACTCTACAGTTTCTGTCTTATCAAGAAATTTTAGGGATCACTTTGACGGCTGTTGCTCTTTCTTTTTCCCTGATCACATTTTGGGTTCTAGCAGTTTTCATCACACACCAAGATACCCCCATAGTTAAGGCCAACAACCGCGATATCACCTACGctctcctcatttccctcttgctgTGCTTCCTCTGTTCCTTGCTCTTCATTGGACGACCTGGGCAGATGACCTGTTCCATCCAACAATCTGCTTTCAGTATCATCTTCTCAGCGGCTGTTTCCTGTGtgctggccaaaaccatcactgtggttgtaGCTTTCATGGCTACCAAACCGGGATCCAACAtcaggaaatgggtggggaaaagattGGCCAACTTCATTGTCCTTTCCTGTTCCCTTATCGAAGCAGCCATTTGTATCGTGTGGCTGGGAACCTCTCCCCCGTTTCCAGATTCTGACTCACATTCGCTGACCAGGGAGATCATAGTTCAGTGCAATGAAGGATCCGCCGTCCTGTTTTACATTTCCTTGGGCTACTTGGGACTTCTGTCCCTCGTCAGCTTGAgtgtggctttcctagccaggcATCTGCCAGACAGCtttaatgaagccaagttcatcaccttcagcatgctggtattttgcagtgtttgggtgtCTTTCATTCCAACTtacctgagcaccaaagggaaatacatggtcGCCGTGGAGGTCTTCTCTATCTTGGCATCCGGTGCTGGGTTACTGATCTGCATCTTttcccccaaatgctacattattgttTTGAGACCTGAGCTGAATAATAGGGAACAGCTAATTAGgaggaaaaaatattaa